A window from Triticum aestivum cultivar Chinese Spring chromosome 6D, IWGSC CS RefSeq v2.1, whole genome shotgun sequence encodes these proteins:
- the LOC123145207 gene encoding abscisic acid 8'-hydroxylase 1, which yields MAAFILFLCLLVPLVLACAVRARKGAAGRASSGGGGKKGGTSLPLPPGSMGWPYVGETTQLYSSKNPNVFFARKRNKYGPIFKTHILGCPCVMVSSPEAAKFVLVTQAHLFKPTFPASKERMLGPQAIFFQQGDYHAHLRRLVSRAFSPEAIRGSVPAIEAIALRSLGSWEDLQVNTFQEMKTYALNVALLSIFGEEEMQYIEELKQCYLTLEKGYNSMPVNLPGTLFHKAMKARKRLGAIVAHIISARRERERGSDLLGSFMDGREALTDDQIADNAIGVIFAARDTTASVLTWMVKFLGDNPAVLKAVTEEHAEIAREKALSGEPLSWADTRRMRMTGRVIQETMRVASILSFTFREAVEDVEYQGYLIPKGWKVLPLFRNIHHNPDHFPSPEKFDPSRFEVAPKPNTFMPFGNGTHSCPGNELAKLEMLVLCHHLATKYRWSTSKSESGVQFGPFALPINGLPMTFTRKDDKNKA from the exons ATGGCTGCTTTCATCCTCTTCCTCTGCTTGCTCGTGCCGCTCGTCCTCGCGTGCGCCGTCCGCGCCAGGAAGGGCGCCGCCGGGCGGGcgtcgtcgggcggcggcggcaaaAAGGGCGGCACCAGCCTGCCGCTGCCGCCGGGGTCGATGGGGTGGCCGTACGTGGGCGAGACCACGCAGCTCTACTCCTCCAAGAACCCCAACGTCTTCTTCGCCAGGAAGCGGAACAAGTACGGGCCCATCTTCAAGACGCACATCCTCGGGTGCCCCTGCGTCATGGTGTCCAGCCCGGAGGCCGCCAAGTTCGTGCTCGTCACTCAGGCGCACCTCTTCAAGCCTACCTTCCCGGCCAGCAAGGAGCGGATGCTGGGCCCCCAGGCCATCTTCTTCCAGCAGGGGGACTACCATGCCCACCTCCGCCGTCTCGTCTCACGCGCCTTCTCTCCCGAGGCCATCCGCGGTTCCGTCCCTGCCATCGAGGCTATCGCCCTCCGCTCCCTCGGCTCCTGGGAAGACCTGCAAGTCAACACCTTCCAAGAGATGAAGACT TACGCTCTGAATGTGGCATTGCTGTCCATCTTCGGCGAGGAGGAGATGCAGTACATCGAGGAGCTGAAGCAGTGCTACCTGACGCTGGAGAAGGGGTACAACTCGATGCCGGTGAACCTGCCGGGCACGCTGTTCCACAAGGCCATGAAGGCCCGAAAGCGGCTGGGCGCCATTGTGGCCCACATCATCTCGGCCCGGCGCGAGCGCGAGCGCGGGAGCGACCTCCTGGGCTCCTTCATGGACGGCCGCGAGGCGCTCACCGACGACCAGATCGCCGACAACGCCATCGGCGTCATCTTCGCCGCGCGCGACACCACCGCCAGCGTGCTCACGTGGATGGTCAAGTTCCTCGGCGACAACCCCGCCGTCCTCAAAGCCGTCACC GAAGAGCACGCTGAGATCGCGAGGGAGAAGGCGTTGTCCGGCGAGCCACTGTCGTGGGCCGACACGCGGCGGATGCGGATGACGGGCCGGGTGATCCAGGAGACGATGCGGGTGGCGTCCATCCTCTCCTTCACCTTCAGGGAGGCCGTGGAGGACGTGGAGTACCAAG GGTACCTGATTCCCAAGGGCTGGAAAGTGCTTCCCCTGTTCCGGAACATCCACCACAACCCCGACCACTTCCCCTCCCCTGAAAAGTTCGATCCTTCACGATTCGAG GTGGCCCCCAAGCCCAACACGTTCATGCCGTTCGGGAACGGGACCCACTCGTGCCCCGGCAACGAGCTGGCCAAGCTGGAGATGCTCGTCCTCTGCCACCACCTCGCCACCAAGTACAGATGGTCCACCTCCAAGTCCGAGAGCGGCGTCCAGTTCGGCCCCTTCGCCCTCCCCATCAACGGCCTCCCCATGACCTTCACCCGCAAGGACGACAAGAACAAAGCCtga